The following proteins are encoded in a genomic region of Streptomyces sp. NBC_01723:
- a CDS encoding TetR/AcrR family transcriptional regulator: MAGKKQFDMDTALDAAMIQFWRVGYADTSVDDLSRVTGLNRSSIYSSLGAKDTLFLRCLDRYAARYGEKYDAALSCAASEPLAAVRAFFDVTLERIADPELPDGCLIAQSAMAIPVLSPAVAAHAKEALGFQRLRLRAALKAGRLTDEDADAFAEHTAAVNQSLAVMSRAGASPAQLLAIVGVTVDALSQTLRTAGHA, from the coding sequence GTGGCAGGCAAGAAGCAGTTCGACATGGACACGGCACTCGACGCCGCGATGATCCAGTTCTGGCGCGTCGGCTACGCCGACACCTCCGTGGACGACCTGTCACGGGTAACCGGCCTGAACCGCAGCTCCATCTACTCCTCCCTCGGCGCCAAGGACACGCTCTTCCTGCGCTGCCTTGATCGCTACGCCGCGCGCTACGGCGAGAAGTACGACGCCGCCCTGTCGTGTGCGGCCTCGGAGCCCCTTGCGGCTGTTCGTGCGTTCTTCGACGTCACCCTTGAGCGCATCGCCGATCCCGAACTCCCCGACGGGTGCCTGATCGCCCAGTCGGCCATGGCGATTCCGGTGCTGAGCCCCGCCGTCGCGGCACACGCCAAGGAGGCGCTCGGCTTCCAGCGTCTGCGTCTGCGCGCCGCGCTGAAGGCGGGGCGATTGACCGACGAGGACGCCGATGCCTTCGCTGAACACACGGCGGCCGTGAACCAGTCTCTCGCGGTCATGAGCAGAGCCGGGGCGAGCCCGGCGCAGCTCCTGGCCATCGTGGGCGTGACCGTCGACGCGCTTTCGCAAACGTTGCGCACAGCTGGACATGCCTAG
- a CDS encoding phosphotransferase enzyme family protein, whose protein sequence is MQEPEFRRAVTAATSIASSLGLATEDVTVLHDSNKLTLRLLPCDVLARVASVAQQVAEFEVELAQRLAASGCPVAALEPRVEPRVHERDGFAVTFWTYYEPMAPPEVSPADYADALKRLHAGMSRLDVPTPHFTDRVEQAQQLVANRDRTPDLAEADRQLLRNTLQSLRLAIRERGEADQLLHGEPHPGNVLTTPNGLLFIDLETCCRGPVEFDLAHAPEEVGAHYPGVNQHLLRECRLLVLAMITTWRWDRDDQFPDGRRIGAEWLSRIRAELDGDGVGGRS, encoded by the coding sequence ATGCAGGAGCCGGAGTTCCGTCGGGCGGTGACCGCGGCCACGTCGATCGCCTCGTCACTCGGCCTGGCCACCGAAGACGTGACCGTTCTCCACGACTCGAACAAGCTCACCCTGCGTCTGCTGCCCTGTGACGTCCTGGCCCGGGTGGCATCCGTCGCGCAGCAGGTCGCGGAGTTCGAGGTCGAGCTGGCGCAGCGGCTCGCCGCATCCGGGTGCCCGGTGGCCGCCCTCGAACCTCGTGTGGAGCCACGCGTCCATGAGCGGGACGGCTTCGCGGTCACGTTCTGGACCTACTACGAGCCCATGGCGCCACCCGAGGTGTCACCGGCCGACTACGCCGACGCGCTGAAGCGTCTGCATGCCGGCATGAGTCGGCTCGACGTCCCGACGCCGCACTTCACGGACCGGGTCGAGCAGGCTCAACAACTCGTCGCCAACCGCGACCGCACCCCGGATCTCGCCGAAGCGGACCGGCAACTGCTGCGCAACACGCTACAAAGCCTGAGGCTCGCGATCCGCGAGCGCGGCGAGGCCGACCAGTTGCTGCACGGTGAGCCGCACCCGGGCAACGTCCTGACAACGCCGAACGGACTGCTGTTCATTGACCTGGAGACGTGCTGCCGCGGCCCCGTCGAATTCGACCTGGCCCATGCCCCCGAGGAGGTCGGCGCGCACTATCCGGGCGTCAACCAGCACCTGCTGCGCGAGTGCCGCCTCCTCGTACTGGCGATGATCACAACGTGGCGATGGGACCGAGACGACCAGTTCCCCGACGGACGACGGATCGGAGCGGAGTGGCTCAGCCGGATCCGAGCAGAACTCGACGGCGACGGGGTGGGCGGCCGGAGCTGA
- a CDS encoding DUF4232 domain-containing protein — protein MRVHKLTFAALAVAASLSLTACQNDDDATGQSDPSAASSEASSGGGSGSGDSQQGAGDESGGEGTGGQGTAAGSGSGSGSGANDKVGKCRTDELKFKAMDATIDGDTEGTVAVELTNGGGRECAISGYAGVDLKTNSGTLSAKRSGEPVVPGTLKDGETVAFGIHYPINDSGGSGVRITGLVVTPPDETKSVTLDWPGAATLPVTDGTGSPVKVGPIGSAGQGG, from the coding sequence ATGCGCGTTCACAAGCTCACCTTCGCAGCTCTCGCCGTTGCCGCGAGCCTCTCGCTCACGGCCTGCCAGAACGACGACGACGCCACGGGGCAGAGCGACCCGTCGGCGGCGTCCAGCGAGGCTTCCTCGGGCGGCGGTTCGGGCTCCGGCGATTCGCAGCAGGGCGCCGGGGACGAGTCTGGCGGGGAGGGCACCGGTGGGCAGGGGACGGCAGCGGGCTCCGGGTCCGGGTCCGGCTCCGGGGCGAATGACAAGGTCGGCAAGTGCCGTACCGACGAGCTGAAGTTCAAGGCGATGGACGCCACCATCGACGGCGACACCGAGGGCACCGTCGCGGTGGAGCTGACCAACGGCGGCGGCCGGGAGTGCGCGATCTCCGGGTACGCCGGCGTCGATCTGAAGACGAACTCGGGCACGCTGTCCGCGAAGCGCAGTGGCGAGCCGGTCGTCCCGGGCACCCTCAAGGACGGGGAGACCGTGGCCTTCGGCATCCACTACCCGATCAACGACTCGGGCGGCTCCGGCGTCCGTATCACCGGGCTCGTCGTCACCCCGCCCGACGAGACGAAGTCCGTCACCCTCGACTGGCCGGGCGCCGCCACGCTGCCCGTCACGGACGGGACCGGCTCCCCGGTGAAGGTCGGCCCGATCGGCAGCGCCGGCCAGGGCGGCTGA